Proteins encoded together in one Erinaceus europaeus chromosome 11, mEriEur2.1, whole genome shotgun sequence window:
- the MUL1 gene encoding mitochondrial ubiquitin ligase activator of NFKB 1 isoform X3, translating into MTVLSEAPGKCVPYAVIEGAVRPVKDTLNSQFVENCEGVVQRLTLQEHKMVWNRTTHLWNDYSKIIHQRTNTVPFDLVPHEDGVAVAVRVLRPLDALDLGLETVYEKFHPSVQSFTDVLGHYISGERPKGVQETEELLKVGAVLTGVGELVLDSSCVRLQPPKQGLRYYLSGRDFDSLLHGQESSARLWKALTLAAGLATCAALLLLLHRQHLRRRERRRLQQMEDEFREREAQLLSRAQPEDREGLRGTCVVCLSSFKSCVFLECGHVCSCAECYRALPEPKRCPICRRGITRVVPLYSS; encoded by the exons ATGACCGTCCTCTCTGAAGCTCCGGGAAAATGTGTGCCCTACGCTGTCATCGAAG GAGCTGTCCGGCCTGTTAAGGACACTCTCAACAGCCAGTTTGTGGAGAACTGCGAGGGTGTGGTCCAGCGGCTGACGCTGCAGGAGCACAAGATGGTCTGGAACCGGACAACCCACCTCTG GAACGACTACTCCAAGATCATTCACCAGAGGACCAACACGGTGCCCTTTGACCTGGTGCCCCACGAGGACGGCGTGGCCGTGGCCGTGCGGGTGCTGAGGCCCCTGGACGCGCTGGATCTGGGCCTGGAGACCGTCTACGAGAAGTTCCACCCCTCCGTCCAGTCCTTCACCGACGTCCTGGGCCACTACATCAGCGGCGAGCGACCCAAGGGCGTCCAGGAGACGGAGGAGCTGCTCAAGGTGGGGGCCGTCCTCACGGGGGTGGGCGAGCTGGTCCTGGACAGCAGCTGCGTGCGCCTGCAGCCCCCCAAGCAGGGCCTGCGCTACTACCTGAGCGGCCGGGACTTCGACAGCCTGCTGCACGGGCAGGAGTCCAGCGCGCGGCTCTGGAAGGCGCTGACGCTCGCCGCCGGCCTGGCCACCTGCGCCGCCCTCTTGCTCCTCCTGCACCGGCAGCACCTGCGGCGGCGAGAGCGCCGGCGCCTCCAGCAGATGGAGGATGAGTTCCGGGAGCGCGAGGCCCAGCTGCTGAGCCGGGCGCAGCCCGAGGACAGGGAGGGCCTCAGGGGCACGTGCGTCGTGTGCCTGAGCAGCTTCAAGTCCTGCGTGTTTCTGGAGTGTGGCCACGTCTGCTCCTGCGCCGAGTGCTACCGCGCCCTGCCCGAGCCCAAGCGGTGCCCCATCT
- the MUL1 gene encoding mitochondrial ubiquitin ligase activator of NFKB 1 isoform X2, with the protein MEGGGRPSLGPALLLGAGSVLTAVLLAAYRHRARAARELQGARRVHLGEDLMTVLSEAPGKCVPYAVIEAVRPVKDTLNSQFVENCEGVVQRLTLQEHKMVWNRTTHLWNDYSKIIHQRTNTVPFDLVPHEDGVAVAVRVLRPLDALDLGLETVYEKFHPSVQSFTDVLGHYISGERPKGVQETEELLKVGAVLTGVGELVLDSSCVRLQPPKQGLRYYLSGRDFDSLLHGQESSARLWKALTLAAGLATCAALLLLLHRQHLRRRERRRLQQMEDEFREREAQLLSRAQPEDREGLRGTCVVCLSSFKSCVFLECGHVCSCAECYRALPEPKRCPICRRGITRVVPLYSS; encoded by the exons ATGGAGGGCGGCGGGCGGCCGTCGCTGGGCCCCGCGCTGCTGCTGGGCGCGGGCTCGGTGCTCACGGCCGTGCTGCTCGCCGCCTACCGGCACCGGGCGCGCGCCGCGCGGGAGCTGCAG GGAGCTCGAAGAGTCCACTTGGGTGAAGACTTAATGACCGTCCTCTCTGAAGCTCCGGGAAAATGTGTGCCCTACGCTGTCATCGAAG CTGTCCGGCCTGTTAAGGACACTCTCAACAGCCAGTTTGTGGAGAACTGCGAGGGTGTGGTCCAGCGGCTGACGCTGCAGGAGCACAAGATGGTCTGGAACCGGACAACCCACCTCTG GAACGACTACTCCAAGATCATTCACCAGAGGACCAACACGGTGCCCTTTGACCTGGTGCCCCACGAGGACGGCGTGGCCGTGGCCGTGCGGGTGCTGAGGCCCCTGGACGCGCTGGATCTGGGCCTGGAGACCGTCTACGAGAAGTTCCACCCCTCCGTCCAGTCCTTCACCGACGTCCTGGGCCACTACATCAGCGGCGAGCGACCCAAGGGCGTCCAGGAGACGGAGGAGCTGCTCAAGGTGGGGGCCGTCCTCACGGGGGTGGGCGAGCTGGTCCTGGACAGCAGCTGCGTGCGCCTGCAGCCCCCCAAGCAGGGCCTGCGCTACTACCTGAGCGGCCGGGACTTCGACAGCCTGCTGCACGGGCAGGAGTCCAGCGCGCGGCTCTGGAAGGCGCTGACGCTCGCCGCCGGCCTGGCCACCTGCGCCGCCCTCTTGCTCCTCCTGCACCGGCAGCACCTGCGGCGGCGAGAGCGCCGGCGCCTCCAGCAGATGGAGGATGAGTTCCGGGAGCGCGAGGCCCAGCTGCTGAGCCGGGCGCAGCCCGAGGACAGGGAGGGCCTCAGGGGCACGTGCGTCGTGTGCCTGAGCAGCTTCAAGTCCTGCGTGTTTCTGGAGTGTGGCCACGTCTGCTCCTGCGCCGAGTGCTACCGCGCCCTGCCCGAGCCCAAGCGGTGCCCCATCT
- the MUL1 gene encoding mitochondrial ubiquitin ligase activator of NFKB 1 isoform X1 — protein MEGGGRPSLGPALLLGAGSVLTAVLLAAYRHRARAARELQGARRVHLGEDLMTVLSEAPGKCVPYAVIEGAVRPVKDTLNSQFVENCEGVVQRLTLQEHKMVWNRTTHLWNDYSKIIHQRTNTVPFDLVPHEDGVAVAVRVLRPLDALDLGLETVYEKFHPSVQSFTDVLGHYISGERPKGVQETEELLKVGAVLTGVGELVLDSSCVRLQPPKQGLRYYLSGRDFDSLLHGQESSARLWKALTLAAGLATCAALLLLLHRQHLRRRERRRLQQMEDEFREREAQLLSRAQPEDREGLRGTCVVCLSSFKSCVFLECGHVCSCAECYRALPEPKRCPICRRGITRVVPLYSS, from the exons ATGGAGGGCGGCGGGCGGCCGTCGCTGGGCCCCGCGCTGCTGCTGGGCGCGGGCTCGGTGCTCACGGCCGTGCTGCTCGCCGCCTACCGGCACCGGGCGCGCGCCGCGCGGGAGCTGCAG GGAGCTCGAAGAGTCCACTTGGGTGAAGACTTAATGACCGTCCTCTCTGAAGCTCCGGGAAAATGTGTGCCCTACGCTGTCATCGAAG GAGCTGTCCGGCCTGTTAAGGACACTCTCAACAGCCAGTTTGTGGAGAACTGCGAGGGTGTGGTCCAGCGGCTGACGCTGCAGGAGCACAAGATGGTCTGGAACCGGACAACCCACCTCTG GAACGACTACTCCAAGATCATTCACCAGAGGACCAACACGGTGCCCTTTGACCTGGTGCCCCACGAGGACGGCGTGGCCGTGGCCGTGCGGGTGCTGAGGCCCCTGGACGCGCTGGATCTGGGCCTGGAGACCGTCTACGAGAAGTTCCACCCCTCCGTCCAGTCCTTCACCGACGTCCTGGGCCACTACATCAGCGGCGAGCGACCCAAGGGCGTCCAGGAGACGGAGGAGCTGCTCAAGGTGGGGGCCGTCCTCACGGGGGTGGGCGAGCTGGTCCTGGACAGCAGCTGCGTGCGCCTGCAGCCCCCCAAGCAGGGCCTGCGCTACTACCTGAGCGGCCGGGACTTCGACAGCCTGCTGCACGGGCAGGAGTCCAGCGCGCGGCTCTGGAAGGCGCTGACGCTCGCCGCCGGCCTGGCCACCTGCGCCGCCCTCTTGCTCCTCCTGCACCGGCAGCACCTGCGGCGGCGAGAGCGCCGGCGCCTCCAGCAGATGGAGGATGAGTTCCGGGAGCGCGAGGCCCAGCTGCTGAGCCGGGCGCAGCCCGAGGACAGGGAGGGCCTCAGGGGCACGTGCGTCGTGTGCCTGAGCAGCTTCAAGTCCTGCGTGTTTCTGGAGTGTGGCCACGTCTGCTCCTGCGCCGAGTGCTACCGCGCCCTGCCCGAGCCCAAGCGGTGCCCCATCT